From Pectinophora gossypiella chromosome 16, ilPecGoss1.1, whole genome shotgun sequence, one genomic window encodes:
- the LOC126373586 gene encoding transcription factor hamlet-like produces the protein MSACAAAAMREKHAAPRRLASPPPSPLERPSPLGSPRADEPLDLRVTHKRPQRLEDENCNLIAPSPPPHPTHPAHPAHPALLQFCRRLPLALPASFGRYPFLPAAAATLLAPGAPRAPPVPPSPGAPRARDRYTCSYCGKAFPRSANLTRHLRTHTGEQPYRCKYCERSFSISSNLQRHVRNIHNKERPFRCRHCDRCFGQQTNLDRHLKKHEAENGDDGRRRSPDETYFEEIRSFMGRVAPAARRAAAAAASAADHT, from the coding sequence ATGAGCGCGTGCGCGGCGGCCGCCATGCGCGAAAAGCacgcggcgccgcgccgcctcgCCTCCCCGCCGCCTTCGCCGCTTGAGCGCCCCAGCCCGCTCGGCTCGCCGCGAGCAGACGAACCCCTCGACCTCCGTGTCACGCACAAGCGCCCCCAACGACTAGAAGATGAGAACTGTAACCTCATCGCGCCATCACCGCCGCCGCACCCGACTCACCCGGCGCATCCCGCGCATCCAGCTCTCCTCCAGTTCTGCAGACGGCTCCCGCTGGCGCTGCCGGCGTCGTTTGGCCGCTACCCCTTCCTCCCCGCGGCGGCGGCCACCCTTCTGGCCCCCGGCGCCCCAAGAGCACCCCCAGTGCCTCCTAGCCCCGGCGCCCCCCGCGCTCGGGACCGCTACACCTGCTCGTACTGTGGAAAAGCTTTCCCTCGCAGCGCCAATCTCACGAGACATCTCCGAACGCACACGGGCGAGCAACCGTACCGCTGTAAATACTGCGAGCGCTCCTTCTCGATATCGTCCAATTTACAACGACACGTGAGGAATATCCATAACAAGGAGCGGCCGTTCCGGTGTCGTCACTGTGATCGCTGCTTCGGACAACAAACGAACCTGGACCGACATCTGAAGAAGCACGAAGCGGAGAATGGTGATGACGGTCGCCGGCGGTCTCCGGACGAGACGTACTTTGAGGAGATCAGGTCGTTCATGGGCCGCGTCGCCCCCGCCGCACGCCGcgcggccgccgccgctgcctCCGCCGCCGACCACACCTGA